A genome region from Anolis carolinensis isolate JA03-04 chromosome 6, rAnoCar3.1.pri, whole genome shotgun sequence includes the following:
- the chrne gene encoding acetylcholine receptor subunit epsilon, translating to MGPCLYLGALLFWGSLSWVGANEERRLVETLFANYDRTVRPVLNGGEALEVSIKLTLTNLISLNEKEETLTTNVWIAQQWKDYRLNYSSADFGGIGTIRVPADMVWLPDIVLENNIDGNFEVAYSANVLIYEGGSMYWLPPAIYRSTCSIEVTFFPFDWQNCSLVFRSGGGSVGGVGGFGSGVSPQGSSWEKQ from the exons ATGGGACCCTGCCTCTATTTGGGGGCCCTTCTCTTCTGGGGGTCCCTCT CCTGGGTGGGGGCCAATGAGGAGCGGAGGCTGGTGGAGACCCTCTTTGCCAACTACGACCGGACGGTGCGGCCGGTGCTGAACGGAGGGGAGGCCCTGGAGGTGTCCATCAAGCTGACCCTCACCAACCTCATCTCCCTG AACGAGAAAGAAGAGACGTTGACCACCAACGTCTGGATCGCACAG CAATGGAAGGACTACCGCCTGAACTACAGCAGCGCAGACTTTGGTGGGATTGGCACCATCCGGGTCCCAGCGGACATGGTCTGGCTGCCGGACATTGTCCTGGAGAACAA CATCGACGGCAACTTCGAGGTGGCCTACTCGGCCAACGTGCTGATCTACGAGGGGGGCTCCATGTACTGGCTGCCCCCGGCCATCTACCGCAGCACCTGCTCCATCGAGGTCACCTTCTTCCCCTTCGACTGGCAGAACTGCTCCCTGGTCTTCCGGTCAGGAGGGGGCTcagtggggggggtggggggcttCGGGTCGGGGGTCTCGCCTCAAGGATCTTCCTGGGAGAAGCAATGA